A single region of the Sulfitobacter geojensis genome encodes:
- the dksA gene encoding RNA polymerase-binding protein DksA, whose amino-acid sequence MPETKTVEGYDMKQEVFLPDNYSPAEDEPFMNDRQLEYFRRKLMNWKTELMEGSRDTIESLQDGTRNIPDVIDRSSEETDRALELRTRDRARKLVSKIDAALRRIDEGEFGYCSVTGDPISLKRLDARPIATMSLEAQEKHERREKVHRDD is encoded by the coding sequence ATGCCAGAAACGAAAACAGTTGAGGGGTATGATATGAAACAGGAAGTTTTCCTGCCTGATAATTATTCACCGGCCGAAGATGAACCTTTCATGAACGACCGTCAGCTTGAATATTTCAGACGTAAATTGATGAACTGGAAGACCGAATTAATGGAGGGCAGTCGCGACACTATCGAATCTTTGCAGGATGGTACCCGCAATATTCCTGACGTGATCGACCGTTCTTCAGAAGAAACCGACCGCGCGCTGGAATTGCGGACCCGCGACCGGGCGCGCAAACTGGTGTCCAAGATCGACGCTGCGTTGCGCCGCATCGACGAAGGTGAGTTCGGCTATTGCTCTGTGACAGGGGATCCGATTTCGCTCAAGCGTCTGGACGCCCGTCCGATTGCGACAATGAGCCTTGAAGCGCAGGAAAAACACGAGCGGCGCGAAAAGGTGCATCGCGACGATTGA